The Solanum pennellii chromosome 4, SPENNV200 genomic interval ATGCTAGCTAGTAAAAACATTATCCACCACATATCTACGAGTTAATACCAGTTTACACCttaacctattttttttttaaaaataatttgttacctaacctattttttttaaaaataatttgttaccTAACTTTTTACTTTTATAGTAAGATTACCATTAAAAAGAACTTACAAGTTATCGTACATATTCATTTAAAGTGTTATATGTGAAACTTTCAATGTTGTATGATagaataaacaaatatttttataagaacAAATAATTGCCGAACGGCgaaattagaaattttattaaaaaatgttcaaaattgaatatatataacataattataaacttatttacttaatataactttttataaatataatataattttcattgTAGCACATGCCTAATGCAGAAAATAAATCATatctatttgtttaattttcttttcctaaTACGGGTATTACCTATTGGCACATGTCTATTGAGTAGTGCCGTTAATATGGGTTAGGTCTGTTGGCCGGCCTGCTCTAGCCCGAGATTTAATAGGGATGAGCTACGATTTTTGAAGTCCATTTGAGAAAAGGATTTTTTTAGCCCGGTCTGAATAAGCCTGTTGATTtgtggggcttgagaaatatcggtagggccggcccgtgggccaataaaaattaattaaaaaaatataatataatattaaaatttaaaattaaagagaatacaaactcaaaacaattacgttaatatttctatttaaatatttatacttttacttgaaaaaaaacttaataaatattacaaagataattttatttgtggatttgattataaactagtaacattaacatcatgtaatattgttttgtcgatatttatgataatatttttaaattataatttataatttaacttaataattttaaatataatataacttttaaataaagtgggctggcccggcaagcctgtagcccacgtacttgtgggtttGGCCGGCCGTTTTCTGGCTCACACCAAAAATGGACTAGCCCGgcctgacccgtaaaatgtcGAAGCCTGTAAGGATTAACCCAGATGGGGTGGgttagcccatattgacagctctaataTTGAGTATTGAGTGagatataaaattacaaatgaAGTATGTGATATCTCAACCacaaaataatatctttttagACTTGCAaagtatgaaataaaataacaaataaactaACACACATCTTATAATAATGGAAAAAGGGTCTGAAAAATACTTTCAACTTTGGTTGAAATTGTTGTTACGATACCAAACTTTATGGACAACCTTTTACCCCCTAcactattttaaaatgtattttaaaggtatatatatgcCCACAtggacacattactatttataatgacgcaatatttatgatgtccacGTGGGCACATTTATACCTTCAAAAGACATTATTAAATAGTGTAAAGGGGTAAAAAGGTCATTTCAAAACTTAGTATCGTGATAATAATTTCGATCaaagtttaaatatatttcagatCTTTTTccctataataataaaaataatggaatATTAGAATTATGGTGGTCGGTAAATGTCCATAAATGtatccaaatattttatttgtgttgaGTAAATGTTATACTAACGGATGTCTCATGAAAGTACTCAAGTTCATAATTTCTCTCCTCTTTatatttgtgtttttatttagATATGACCAAACCAAAAAGTGGTCAATTGAATTCAAAAATCTAAGAATGCAATAATGAAAACCATTCAAGTTCATCATTAAGACATTTGGCTCTAGGGTTGAATATATTCTCCATTGAAATATAATTACTCTTATCATATGATTctaaaagttatatatatgCTATATCATCACATGTCATTTGAGAGAGCATAATTTTTCAACACCACATACGCTCccatatagatatataaaataaaataaaataaagtgataGGTAAGAAAGATCtagatataaatattaatacataGAACTTAGAATGacataatatatacttaaatatgtcttttaatttAGCTTCAGCTGACATTTATATATGATCTCCAACTTTGGATGTACATAAATAGgtacttaaacttatataaaattggacaagtagACACATATATTCTATGTGacataatacacgtaggacGCCATATATTCTAcgcttctttaattttttaacagTTTAAATGTCTAATTGTGCACATCGATAGTTAGAAGACATAGATATCAGTTAAGACTAAATTAAAtaacacatttatgtattatgccgtACTTTGAATTCATTTTTCCAACTTAGAAACTTTTACCTAGGGTTCCATATGTTCCTTTTACATGCAACTATAGATTCCCTCTCTAGAAAGctcttttcttgaaaatattggATTAGTATATCCTTTTGACTTATTAGAACTTGAAAGATAGTACATGAAAGTTTATGGGTTGATTTTACGGATGAtcactcaattttttatttcgttttactaaaattattgaattatctCTTATAATATTAAAGTCACCCGATTTATTTAagtatcatataaaatcattgtataatttatttttttataaccaaAGGTGGCTCAGTATTACCTAAAGatcataaataaaacattattaagaaatcaatgaagtagggagtaatattttttctaattttggaATTCATTATGCATAGAATTCCAATAGTATAAACTAGTGAATCCAAGGTGAAAGGTATCCAAGTAGTGTAACACTATTTCCCCCTTTTTGTCCCCTAAGCCATTTctatataaatcaattattcATCCAAAAGGCTCTTTTGTAACATAACAATCTAGTTATTATAAGttgtgaaaaatgaagaagactAAAGGAAATAATTGTGATGGAGCCAAACCAAAAGAAAGACATATTGTGTCTTGGTCACAAGAGgtactaattattattattattatggttaTTTGACACTAATTAATTTGTAATTAAGACATGATTGATTGGTTGgttattgttttatttgttttggtcCTTTTTGAGTTGATTGTGTTTGTTCCATCGCATATTTGGTCACCTGATGCTAAGGAGGCCGGTCCCACTTTAGTATTCACTTTGATTCATGCAGCTACATCTTGTATTGATGTTTGTTTTGTGTTGCAGGAGGACGATATACTACGAGAGCAAATTCGTATTCATGGAATTGATGACAAGTAATGTCACTTATCCtttcgatttttttttagagttaatTTCTCGAATGATCACTCGACTAACAGTTATTATAGAAAGTCATTTTCGTTAATGACAAAttgaaatcaagaaagaaatatGACTTTTCAAGATAATAACTACTATTAGTTAAATTACCAGCTAAGAAATCAAcctttgaaaattttcaatgaTCTTAAAAAAAGGGCCATATATTTTTGGTATCTAATAAGACCAAAAAAGTTTGTCCATATGGCTATTGAAGGCTGCCACGATAACAtagtcaaaattttcattaagagGGTTCAGAATATGAAGATGTAAACACGTGATTAAGTCGAATGGGGTTCAATATCTAAAACATATAcgtaacaaataattttaaccatatatataCAGTGTAGTTTTCCGCGTCCCTTACTAGCTCCGCCCTTTGAatctaaatgatttttttttcttcatgatGTATGATGTAGTTGGACTATCATAGCTTCAAACTTCAAGGATAAAACAACTAGGCAATGCAAAAGAAGGTTTGTTCCAAAATATTCTCTCTGTATTTGACATTTTCCATTATTCATTTACTGTTTTttatttgtgtcttttggttAACTAATGTgattgtgtttttttaaaaaatctgcAGATGGTTCACTTATTTGAACTCCGATTTCAAAAGGGGAGGATGGTCACCCGAAGAAGATATGCTTTTATGCGCGGTAAAAATGATGTTATGTTGATTGTAACATTGTACATTAAGTCGCGTTTCTATTTGGGAGGTTTGGTTTTGTAATCATTTACAAACTTGTTCTACTTACGTGAataaggcctcatttgtttccattgaAATTAAGACGTCTGAATCTGAATAAGTATTTGatgatgataaattgtgattacAATGTACATATCTTATAGAAAAAGATTGCTTGCGCGTTTGCAGGCTCAAAAGATTTTTGGAAACAGATGGACTGAAATTGCCAAAGTGGTATCAGGCAGGTAAAACAGCATTGTATTTTGGTACTAATTGTTAGAAATTTCAGTTTTTTGTTAGGAATGTTTAGTGttctgaactttttttttttcgcgTTGATACAGAACGGATAATGCTGTGAAGAACAGGTTCACTACAATCTGCAAAAAGAAAGCAAAACATGAAGCAATGGCTGAAGAAAACAGGGTTACGTTATCAAATAAGCTCGATACTGACAGAATATGTGATGTTTCCGCTAAGAAGCTGAGGTAAAATGAATATAGCTTGGTTCAATTATGTCGCGGAGATACAAAAGGTATGTATTATATAACATACAATCGTCGTGATGCAGGAGGAGCCATACTATACAAAGCTCGGTTGATGATTGTCCGAATAATAATCAACCGGTTAGACATCCATTTGCAGTGCTTGCTCAGAATGTCAATAACCTGAAAGAGACACATGAAAATGGTAACAATGTTTGACAGTAAACGTTGTAAAGGGATAGTCGAATATTAGATGAGAGAACATATCATTGATTATGTAACGGACTTTCTATGGATTTTCCAGGAACGGTCCTTAAGAAGAATGATCGAAATATGTTGATGCAACAAGAAGAAATACTGAGCTCACTGGCACTCAAAGTTAATTCGCAAAACAGTAACCAGAGACTTGAAAATGCTTGGATGGTAAGCTATTATTTACATTACTGGTTGCAGAAGTTGTAATCTCGTTAAGGATGCAACAAGCTGTAAAAGGCGTGCTTAAGCCTTGACACGAGGCTCAAAACACATTGAGCTCTTCACTTCGCTTAACGTGTACTTCAGTGTCATCATCAAGGCTTTAAGACAAACTTTTCTTTGTGAATGAGCTTGTCCTAAAGAGGCGACACTAAACAATTGAAATTTTACTTTATATCCGAAAATAATTCTGTTTCTTTGTCCGTATGTTTGTTATTCATGCTTATAGTTGTATTCGTATGTTTTCTCCACTGTGCCTTTTGCACTTTATTTGCGTTTAAAGCCTCAAATGACcttaaagcctttttgtgctttTTGGTATAGATAACACTGTCTCTGATGGGATGATCTGACTATTTTGCAGGTAGTCGATGATTTTCTTCATCGTATGAAGGAAAGTGATATGCTCAAGTTCCGGCATACAGAGATGAATTCTGTACACAATACTCATAAGAATCTGATAACAAACTCAAGTAGTAACGAAAGGAACCGATCATCTAAAAGGTATTGACTAGCACAAGCTAATTTTTCCTAGTGCAGACTAGTCTAAAATCTAGATGTACATACAGGCAACTTGCTTTATCTCAAGAGTCTGGTGACAGTTCAGAGTACAATACCGGATCAACTCAGCTGTCGCGTGCATTGAGTAATAAAACAGAAGAAAGTCAAGTTAAGACGTGTACGCGTGATCAGGAGATTCAATCTGGTTTGCAAAACTTTCAAATAGGTGATCAAACTGGAGTACAAGAGTTGGAAAATGGAATTTTCTGTGATCTATCATTCCCTCATGGTACGACGAAGAATTTCATATTACATAATACATAGTGACTATTCTAAATAGCTAAAGCTGAAATCTGAATTGCTTTATTCtcataaaaatgataattttgaacgTCAGATACTCGGTCTGTTTGTGATGAAATGAAGCACGATGATGTATCAGCAACAGATGGATGTGAATATCCTTCTCCTCTCCAAGTAACTCCGCAATTCAGATCATTAGCTGAAGCAATTCCCAGCCCAAAATTCTCCGAAAGTGTAAGCAATCATTGCTTTATGTAATGCTTCGGAACTACATCCAGCATAGCTGTGCTTTTTCATTTGAATCATATTAACTTTGGTGCAAAACTAACTGAATTTCGTATAATTTTTCAGGAGAGACAATTCCTATTGAAGACACTTGGAGTTGAGTCTACATCTCCTCATCGAACCACGAAACCTCCATCTTGCAAAAGGGCGCTCCTTCAAAGTCTATGATCAATACGCATCCTTTCTCATGACACATAGAAAAATGCAGGGCACGAGCACGAACAAACACAAACTCACAGAAATGAACATGTACCTAGTCTGTTTTCTTAATGTGTCTCATTTCTTGTGTCATCGTGGAACTCGAATGGAGGTATTCGATGTTTCCATAAGTTTTTGACATTTATTGTAGATAACATAATAGTGTAGTAGTTACAAATTGGCAACTCACCAGAGTTCACAGAGTATGTAAAAGAAGATAGTTATTTGTAGAACTTCTTCCAAAGGCTTTTTGGTGGCTAAGTTGCTCGGATCCTGTAAAAGATATTGTCGTATCTTTGTCAGATTCTTTAAAAGCTATGCGTGTTTGAAGGATTTGACACACACTCGTAAGgaatttttgaagagtctgacCAACATAATCTGGTGTAGTTGGTAGTAGTGTTAGTCAAGTGTGATCATTATTAAATAGTAAAAAGCAGAAGGATGAAGGGAATTCAATATGAATTAAAGCTTAGTATTCAAATTTAAAGCATTCAATGTATTATTATGTACTTCGTATGTATATCATGCCTAGAATATTTACAATTGTTTTTAATGGATTAAAATTTGTGATGTAGTTTCAATTTCATTGTTCCTCTATATTGAATATCTTGAAATTACGAGGTATAATAATTGGGCCTTTGGTCATGTTTCACTgcgaaatttggaaatttttttttttttattttaaagtgaaaattgaaattatgtttGACCAGTATTACTACTAATTGAAGTTGTTTTTAACTTTTGTGTGTAATCTGgagtgaaaaaatgaaaatacatttttttgtttttcaaattcCGTCCAAACGTATTTTTCGGAGTTCAACTGTGGAAAAAAAACTCATGGTTGACACTAAATTCTTGTTTGATAGTGTATCCGGTAAATAT includes:
- the LOC107017701 gene encoding transcription factor MYB124-like, coding for MIDWLVIVLFVLVLFELIVFVPSHIWSPDAKEAGPTLVFTLIHAATSCIDVCFVLQEDDILREQIRIHGIDDNWTIIASNFKDKTTRQCKRRWFTYLNSDFKRGGWSPEEDMLLCAAQKIFGNRWTEIAKVVSGRTDNAVKNRFTTICKKKAKHEAMAEENRVTLSNKLDTDRICDVSAKKLRRSHTIQSSVDDCPNNNQPVRHPFAVLAQNVNNLKETHENGTVLKKNDRNMLMQQEEILSSLALKVNSQNSNQRLENAWMVVDDFLHRMKESDMLKFRHTEMNSVHNTHKNLITNSSSNERNRSSKRQLALSQESGDSSEYNTGSTQLSRALSNKTEESQVKTCTRDQEIQSGLQNFQIGDQTGVQELENGIFCDLSFPHDTRSVCDEMKHDDVSATDGCEYPSPLQVTPQFRSLAEAIPSPKFSESERQFLLKTLGVESTSPHRTTKPPSCKRALLQSL